One window of Nicotiana tomentosiformis chromosome 11, ASM39032v3, whole genome shotgun sequence genomic DNA carries:
- the LOC138901872 gene encoding uncharacterized mitochondrial protein AtMg00860-like → MDPKKIEAVLSLPRPSSATDIQRFLGMAGYYRRFVEVFLSIASPLTKLIQKGAPFRWSDECEESFQKFKTTLTTAPVLVLPIGSESYTVYCDAWCIGLDAVLMQDGRVIVYASR, encoded by the coding sequence atggatccgaagaaaatagaggcagtccTGAGTttgcccaggccatcttcagctactgacaTTCAGAGATTTCTCGGcatggccggttattatcgtcgttttgtggaggttttcttgtctattgcatcacctCTGACTAAATTGatccagaaaggtgctccgttcaggtggtcagatgagtgtgaagagagctttcagaagttcaagacgactttgactacagccccagtattggtgttgcctataggttcagagtcttatactgtgtattgtgacgcgtggTGCATTGGTCTCgatgcagtgctgatgcaagatggtagggtgattgtctatgcgtccagatag